From Marivirga harenae, one genomic window encodes:
- a CDS encoding DUF4136 domain-containing protein, whose protein sequence is MKKFYIPLLLLFLIINGCFVSKEYPVEYDYNFLGDFDSYKSFDFFMTETYMPEAPQKLVKSTIKSHLELLGYEYNPDNPSFYVSYFFIEDSLKYKGYEQPKMESFIRYRSDTEKEKEKYQKKKFQIDQGTLVINFTESNDYSMIWQGYTTDLYSENIFDDPRKIRVAVLSILNNYSHVPNRKNN, encoded by the coding sequence ATGAAAAAATTTTACATACCTCTGCTATTATTATTTTTGATTATAAATGGTTGCTTTGTTTCTAAAGAATATCCAGTAGAATATGATTACAATTTTCTAGGTGATTTTGATAGCTATAAGTCCTTTGACTTCTTCATGACTGAAACTTATATGCCTGAAGCACCACAAAAATTAGTGAAATCAACGATAAAGAGCCATTTAGAACTTTTAGGATATGAATACAATCCAGATAACCCAAGTTTCTATGTTAGCTATTTTTTCATTGAAGATTCCTTGAAATATAAAGGTTATGAACAGCCAAAGATGGAAAGTTTTATCAGGTACCGCAGCGACACTGAAAAAGAGAAAGAAAAGTATCAGAAGAAGAAGTTTCAAATAGATCAAGGAACGCTAGTCATTAATTTCACTGAAAGCAATGATTATTCAATGATTTGGCAAGGATATACCACCGATTTGTATTCAGAGAACATTTTTGATGATCCTAGAAAGATAAGAGTAGCGGTATTAAGCATATTGAATAATTACTCGCACGTGCCAAACAGAAAAAATAATTAA
- the purL gene encoding phosphoribosylformylglycinamidine synthase, whose amino-acid sequence MLSFFQGKNHQIYALGHHNPFSETDSEKLLWLLDAEKVIPPSALNGIYVGPRKEMVSPWSTNAVEITQTMGLTGIFRIEVFESIDKLSDIIDPMLQAKYQGLNENIFTIDKQPDAVELIEDIASYNEKEGLALSIEEIEYLEQVSKDLARPLTDSEVFGFSQVNSEHCRHKIFNGTFVIDGKEMPHTLFQMIKRTSKENPNRIVSAYKDNVAYVEGPEVEQFSSPNPEKADYFQKKKFKSVISLKAETHNFPTTVEPFYGAATGSGGEIRDRMAGGKAGIPLAGTAVYMTSYSRLKDNRPWENQMEERPWLYQSPVDILIKASNGASDFGNKFGQPLISGSVLTFEHEHAGKKYGYDKVIMQAGGIGYGVAEQSKKDVPQKGDKIVVMGGDNYRIGMGGSAVSSVDTGSFANQIELNAVQRANPEMQKRVANAIRAMAESSENPIVSIHDHGAGGHLNCLSELVEDTGGKIDLRKLPVGDTTLSAKEIVGNESQERMGLVIKAKDIAKLEKVSQRERAPFYVVGEITGDHHFSFEDKETGKNPVDWPLASMFGSAPKTILADQKQTTHFTSLQYDPKEIEGYIKNVLKLESVACKDWLTNKVDRCVTGKVAKQQTSGPIQLPLNNVAVMALDFKGEKGIATSIGHAPVSALIDPKAGSELSIAEALTNIVFAPIQDGLKGISLSANWMWPAKNEGENARLYEAVEAISDFAIDLGINIPTGKDSLSMVQKYPSGDKVYAPGTVIISAAGEVSDIRKTLETALIPNEDSHLIYINMGKGSFELGGSAFAQTRASLGEKTVEINSASHFKEAFEAVQKLIHDKKILSGHDVGSGGLITSILETVFPHQTLGLDLNFNDFSEKDLAKLLFSEQAGLLLQIDDKTIFEELKNNGIDVVSLGTVNHSAKVNIIKDTQKLIFDVKALRDEWYETSYLLDEKQSGKDLAKARFDNYKNQSLSFNFPEHFKGTFESLGLDSNRTTESGIKAAIIREKGVNSEREMAYMMYMAGFDVKDIHMTDLMSGAEDLSDVNFIVFTGGFSNSDVLGSAKGWAGAFKYNDHAKTALEKFYARKDTISMGVCNGCQLMVALDLIYPEQKEKITMAHNDSNKFECSFVNVEVQDNNSVMLRSLKNTKLGIWVAHGEGKFEMPLNESEYNIPVKYSYEQYPGNPNGSDFNSAAICSKDGRHLAIMPHLERSIFPWNWAHYPNERKSDDISPWVEALVNARKWVEKVS is encoded by the coding sequence TTCCTCCTTCTGCATTAAATGGCATTTATGTGGGGCCTAGAAAAGAAATGGTAAGCCCATGGAGTACAAATGCGGTGGAAATAACTCAAACCATGGGACTAACAGGCATCTTCAGAATTGAAGTGTTTGAAAGCATTGATAAGCTAAGTGACATAATTGACCCGATGCTTCAGGCGAAGTATCAAGGCTTGAATGAAAATATTTTCACTATCGATAAACAGCCTGATGCTGTTGAATTAATTGAGGATATTGCAAGCTATAATGAAAAAGAAGGCTTAGCGCTTAGTATAGAGGAAATTGAATACCTTGAACAGGTTAGCAAAGATTTAGCACGTCCTTTGACCGATAGTGAAGTCTTCGGCTTTTCACAGGTCAATTCTGAGCATTGTAGACATAAAATATTCAATGGAACTTTTGTGATCGATGGAAAAGAAATGCCTCACACACTTTTTCAAATGATTAAAAGGACTTCCAAAGAAAACCCGAACAGAATTGTTTCGGCTTATAAAGATAATGTGGCTTATGTTGAAGGACCTGAAGTAGAACAATTTTCCTCTCCTAATCCTGAAAAAGCAGATTATTTTCAAAAAAAGAAGTTTAAATCTGTTATTTCACTGAAAGCTGAAACCCATAACTTCCCAACTACTGTAGAACCATTCTATGGTGCGGCTACAGGTTCTGGTGGCGAAATCAGAGATAGAATGGCAGGCGGAAAAGCGGGAATCCCATTAGCAGGTACTGCCGTCTATATGACTTCATATTCGCGATTAAAAGATAACAGACCATGGGAAAACCAAATGGAAGAGCGACCTTGGTTGTATCAAAGTCCTGTAGATATTTTGATCAAAGCTTCTAATGGTGCTTCAGATTTTGGAAATAAATTTGGACAACCTCTTATTTCAGGTTCTGTATTAACATTTGAACATGAACATGCCGGGAAAAAGTATGGCTATGATAAAGTAATCATGCAAGCTGGTGGAATTGGTTATGGAGTAGCAGAGCAAAGTAAAAAAGATGTTCCACAAAAAGGCGATAAAATTGTCGTAATGGGTGGTGATAACTATAGAATTGGAATGGGCGGAAGCGCGGTTTCTTCTGTTGATACAGGCTCATTTGCCAATCAAATAGAATTAAATGCCGTTCAGCGTGCAAATCCAGAGATGCAAAAAAGAGTGGCTAATGCGATCCGTGCTATGGCTGAATCTTCAGAAAACCCAATTGTTTCTATACACGACCATGGTGCTGGTGGACATTTAAATTGCCTTTCAGAATTGGTAGAAGACACCGGTGGAAAAATTGATTTAAGGAAACTTCCGGTTGGTGACACTACTTTATCAGCAAAAGAGATAGTTGGAAACGAATCCCAGGAACGAATGGGGCTGGTTATAAAAGCAAAAGATATTGCCAAACTAGAAAAAGTATCCCAACGTGAAAGAGCTCCTTTTTATGTAGTTGGTGAAATTACCGGAGACCACCATTTTAGTTTCGAAGATAAAGAAACTGGAAAAAACCCAGTGGATTGGCCTTTGGCTTCCATGTTCGGGAGTGCTCCAAAGACCATTTTAGCAGATCAAAAACAAACTACTCATTTCACTTCCTTGCAATATGACCCTAAAGAAATTGAAGGTTACATTAAGAATGTTTTGAAATTGGAATCCGTAGCTTGTAAAGACTGGCTGACCAATAAAGTGGATAGATGTGTAACAGGAAAAGTAGCTAAACAACAAACTTCAGGACCAATTCAATTGCCTTTAAATAATGTTGCCGTAATGGCATTGGACTTCAAGGGAGAAAAGGGAATTGCCACTTCTATAGGACATGCGCCAGTCAGCGCCTTGATTGATCCAAAAGCGGGTTCTGAACTTTCGATTGCAGAAGCTTTGACTAATATCGTTTTCGCCCCAATTCAAGATGGCTTAAAAGGGATTTCCTTAAGTGCCAACTGGATGTGGCCAGCAAAAAATGAAGGTGAGAATGCCAGGTTATATGAAGCGGTGGAAGCCATTAGTGATTTTGCAATAGATCTAGGCATTAACATCCCAACAGGTAAGGATTCTCTTTCCATGGTTCAGAAATATCCTTCAGGGGATAAAGTTTATGCCCCAGGAACTGTAATTATTTCAGCAGCAGGTGAAGTTTCTGATATACGGAAAACATTGGAAACTGCTTTGATCCCAAATGAGGACAGCCACTTGATCTATATCAATATGGGAAAAGGGAGTTTTGAATTGGGCGGTTCAGCATTCGCGCAAACTAGAGCTTCTTTAGGAGAAAAAACTGTTGAAATAAATTCAGCTTCACATTTCAAGGAAGCTTTTGAAGCTGTTCAGAAATTAATTCATGATAAAAAGATTTTATCTGGGCATGACGTTGGCTCTGGGGGTTTGATTACAAGCATTCTCGAAACAGTATTCCCTCATCAAACCCTCGGACTGGATCTGAATTTTAATGATTTTTCTGAGAAAGATTTAGCAAAATTACTATTTAGCGAACAGGCTGGGCTATTACTACAAATTGATGACAAAACTATTTTTGAGGAGCTAAAAAATAATGGAATTGATGTAGTTTCATTGGGCACAGTAAACCATTCAGCCAAAGTAAATATCATCAAAGACACTCAAAAATTAATTTTTGACGTAAAAGCACTAAGAGACGAATGGTATGAAACTTCTTATTTGCTAGATGAAAAACAAAGCGGAAAGGACTTAGCTAAAGCTCGCTTTGACAATTATAAGAACCAAAGCTTATCGTTTAACTTCCCTGAGCATTTCAAAGGAACTTTCGAGTCTTTAGGATTAGATTCAAACAGAACTACAGAAAGTGGAATAAAAGCAGCCATTATTAGAGAAAAAGGCGTGAATAGTGAAAGAGAAATGGCTTATATGATGTACATGGCCGGCTTTGATGTGAAAGATATTCACATGACCGATTTAATGAGCGGGGCCGAGGATTTATCAGATGTCAATTTCATTGTTTTTACAGGTGGTTTCTCCAATTCAGATGTATTAGGGTCAGCAAAGGGTTGGGCTGGTGCATTTAAATATAATGATCATGCCAAAACTGCCTTAGAGAAATTCTATGCTAGGAAAGATACGATAAGTATGGGCGTTTGCAACGGCTGCCAATTAATGGTAGCATTAGACTTAATTTACCCAGAGCAGAAAGAGAAAATCACTATGGCCCATAATGATTCTAATAAATTTGAATGTTCATTCGTCAATGTGGAAGTACAAGATAATAATTCGGTGATGCTGAGGAGCTTGAAAAACACCAAGTTAGGAATTTGGGTAGCGCACGGAGAGGGTAAATTTGAAATGCCTTTAAACGAATCTGAGTATAATATACCAGTAAAATACAGCTACGAGCAATACCCTGGCAATCCTAATGGGTCAGATTTCAATTCAGCAGCCATCTGCTCCAAGGACGGCAGACATTTGGCCATTATGCCACATTTAGAACGAAGCATCTTTCCGTGGAACTGGGCTCATTACCCTAATGAAAGAAAATCGGATGATATTTCTCCCTGGGTAGAAGCTTTGGTAAATGCCAGGAAATGGGTTGAGAAAGTGTCGTGA
- a CDS encoding ribose-phosphate pyrophosphokinase, protein MSSVKIFSGSTSKYLSERIAMSYGKPLGDVELQKFSDGELSPYFTESIRGHHVFLIQSTFPPADNIMELLLMIDAARRASAYKVTLVVPYFGYARQDRKDKPRVAIGAKMLANIFEAAGADRIVTCDLHAGQIQGFFNIPVDHMDASAIFVPYLQESITPDTIFASPDVGGTARARKYAKHFQLDMVVCDKQRKKANEVASMQVIGDVQDKDVIIFDDLVDTAGTLCKAADMLKEKGAKSVRAIITHPVLSGNAYENIANSQLDELITTDTLPLKQKSDKIKVLSVADMFAKAIRKIHDNESISSLFI, encoded by the coding sequence ATGTCCTCTGTCAAAATTTTTTCCGGTTCAACGTCAAAATATCTTTCTGAAAGAATAGCAATGAGCTATGGAAAACCACTTGGGGATGTGGAGTTACAAAAATTCAGTGATGGTGAGCTTTCACCTTACTTTACGGAGTCAATTAGAGGTCATCACGTTTTCCTAATTCAATCAACCTTCCCTCCTGCTGACAATATCATGGAATTGCTTTTGATGATAGATGCAGCTAGAAGAGCAAGTGCATATAAAGTAACATTGGTAGTTCCTTATTTTGGCTATGCACGACAAGACCGGAAGGACAAACCTAGAGTGGCAATTGGGGCTAAAATGTTAGCAAATATTTTTGAAGCAGCAGGTGCAGACAGAATTGTAACGTGCGATTTGCATGCAGGTCAAATCCAAGGCTTCTTTAATATTCCGGTAGATCATATGGATGCTTCTGCTATCTTTGTTCCTTACTTACAGGAAAGCATTACTCCCGACACCATTTTTGCATCACCTGATGTAGGAGGTACAGCGAGAGCACGAAAGTATGCTAAGCACTTCCAACTAGATATGGTAGTTTGTGATAAGCAAAGAAAGAAAGCCAATGAAGTGGCCTCGATGCAGGTAATCGGAGATGTTCAAGATAAAGATGTAATCATTTTTGATGACTTAGTCGATACAGCCGGCACATTATGCAAGGCGGCAGATATGTTGAAGGAGAAAGGCGCAAAATCTGTTAGAGCAATTATTACTCACCCAGTCCTATCTGGAAATGCATATGAAAATATTGCTAATTCGCAGTTGGACGAGTTAATCACGACTGATACTTTACCATTAAAGCAAAAGTCTGACAAAATAAAAGTGCTTTCGGTAGCCGATATGTTTGCCAAAGCCATAAGAAAGATTCATGACAATGAATCTATTAGTTCATTGTTTATTTAA